The Nostoc sp. 'Lobaria pulmonaria (5183) cyanobiont' DNA window GCTTGGACTCGAAAAAATGATAGCGGACGTGAAGTAAACAACCTGTTCTGTGGCGACTGCGGAACGCGATTGTTCCATGAAAGGACTTACAAGGCAAATACTATCAATGTCAAAGCTGGAACCTTAGATGATACCAGTTGGTTACGCCCAGTGGGTAATATTTGGACACGTAGTGCCCAGTCATGGGTGATAATTTCAGACAAATTACTCAACTATGACGGGCAACCAGAAGATACGCAGGCTTTATGGGAAAAATGGAAACAACAACATCCATAAATGCATAACTCCTGATATCAGACATCATTTTCCTGATACTTAAATCAATGCCCTTGGTTGTTAGTCTAACTCATGACTGTACCAAAGAAGATAATGATAATATTTTACTGGGAAAGTGCTTTAATGAACATATTAAATTATTTAAAAAAGTAATAGTAAACTCAAATTATAAGTTTAGCTTGTGTATCATATATATTTCCACTTGTCTGCAAATCATTAATAAAGCTAACACACTATTAATATTTCACATGAAAACTTACTGGATATTTTCAATCAAGTAATTTAAGTGAAATTAGATAAGTAAGGCGATTTTGGTTCATTTTCAACACTTTTAACAGTTATTTCTAGACAAGCTTGATGAAAAACGATACACCGCAAGAATTGAACCCAGACCAACAAATTGGGCGCTTGATTGATCAGGTAATGTCTTCATCTCTGACTGATGAACAGTACCGCAAAAAGATGCAGCGACGCAAAGAAGTGCAAGACAAGCGCATAGCAGAAGCTGTACCAGAAAAAGGGTTAATTATTGTAAATACTGGTAACGGTAAGGGTAAAACCACTGCGGCTTTGGGGATGGTGTTGCGATCGCTCGGTCATGGGTATAAAGTAGCGATCATTCAATTCATCAAAGGTAGCTGGGAACCTTCCGAAAAAAGGGTTTTCAGTTATTGGGAAGACCAGATAGAATTTCACGCAATGGGCGAAGGCTTTACCTGGGAAACTCAAGACCGCGATCGCGATCTTGACAAAGCTAGCGCCGCCTGGGAAAAATCATTAGAATACATCCGCAATCCAGACTTTCAACTGGTATTGTTAGACGAAATCAATATCGCCCTCAAAATGGCTTACTTACCAGTAGAAGACGTTTTAGCAGGTTTAGCACAAAAACCCGCTAACAAACACGTTATCCTCACAGGTAGAGGCGCACCACCTGCTTTAATTGAGCGTGCTGATTTAGTAACCGAAATGACCCTAGTTAAGCACCCTTTCCGCGATCAAGGTGTGAAAGCACAACCGGGAATTGAGTATTAAATCAGAATTGTGAATTCAGAACTCAGAATTCACAATTGTTAAAAAACCAGGTTTCTTACTCATCAGAGATCAGAAACCTGGTTTTTAATTCTCGTATATCATACCAATTTGAAAAAAGAATGCAACACATAGATAATACATCTCACCAACCCTACCCTTACTAAGGGGTGCGCGCCAGCGCGGGTGGGCTTATCTGTCGTAAACATTTTTTGAATTGGTATCAGATGTGGAAAAGCAGATTACGCTTATATACAGCAGATTTCAAGTTATGAGGTACACAAGCTAAGTCTGTTATCCAGGTAGAAAGCGTGTTTTACTTCAGAATTCTGAATTCTGAATTCTGCTGTAAGTCCCATTTGTTACTTCTTATTCCAAAGATTTAAAAATGCTTGAGAGATGGCTGGGGTAAGCTGACTTTGTAAGTGATTTAGTGCATCACGATGGTTTGCATTATTGTCATCATAATAAGTAAAGAGATTCGTCAGCTTGACAATCTCAGGATTTTGATCGTTTGTCCCCCTCCATTTGTTAGTAACTTTGTGTAAAACATCCTTGGGTAAATTTTGTTGTAAGTTATTTAATGCTGCGATGTAAGAAGGATTTTGAGGATTCTTTTTGAATTGGACACACAAATCTATCAGCTTGACTTGTGACTGGGGCTGAGGCTTATCTCTTAGACTAGATTGCTGTAGAATTTGGCGCTGTTCAAAAGTAGCAATACCATTTTCAGTCAAACCCTGAGATTTCTGAAATTTCTTGACTGCTGTATAAGTAGCTGGTCCATAAAAAGGCTTGTCTGGAGGAATTTCGGCATTGGTTGCAAAACCGTGAAACTTCAATCTATTCTGAAGCCCTTTGACTGTATCTTCCATTACAGTTCGAGTCTCGGAATCAGCGTTACCATTAACCGTAAGTTTTTGTGAGTACTGTTTCTGAAACTTTTTAATCGCTTCTTCAGTAGGATCGTCTGTCAAAAAGTCGCTATTCCGCTTCCAGGGAGCAAATTTAGTGAGATCCGGCTTAGGATCAATCTCAGGAGCTAAATATCCCAATCCAATCAATATATGACGGATGACTTCAGGGCTACTAACGGCCATACGTTTTGGTTCCTTTGCGACTAAACTACCATTTAATGTATCTTGTTTGACAAAAACTAGGTAAGTAGAAATAAATAAATCTAACATTTCTTGTTAGCAAGGCGTTCTAAAAGTTAAGCGACGTGTGACGACAAGCTGCAACTCTTTGAGACGTTCGACCTATGCGACTATAGACAGTGAAAAAGAAAGAGATGCGATCGCTTATTCTCAACTATTAATGATACTACGTGTTCAGGGCGCACATCTGCGCGCCCCTACTGCTCTACCCACTACAAACGTTATCAAAATTAATCTGGTGAAGTACTAGCTAACTGACTCTCTGGCGTTGACAACGTATAAAAACTCATTTTCATTCTTAGGTAAGAAAACGAGTGGTTTTTCTCTCGCTGGCTGCTGCAATTGAGAAGGAAGTAAAGTATAAATATTTTGGAAATCAACTGTAATTTTCTTAGTAGTGCCATTAACTAAGAAACAAGATGGATTATTACTTCCACTGCTATATTGATCGTACAGAGCATCAAGTACTTTTTTACGTAATTCCTCAACAGGAGAAACGTAGATAAAGTAACCTTGGGCATCTAGTTCTTTAGCTCTTTTAGCTGCATTGTCTGAATCTAGAAATAAATCAATCTGAGTATCTTGAATTTTTAAAGGACATTGCTGCAAAGGTTTTCCAGCTACTACACTATATAGTTTCTCTCCCGAAGGAGCATCAACACTAAATAATTTATTGCCAGTACTTTCAGCTTTCGCAGCTTGGAAGTCGAACCAAGCTTTCGTAATAGAACCATCTCCAAGTGCTTTAACCAGTTGTGGTACTAGTGTTTTATCAAACTCTTCTTTAGTAGCAGGAATCGGTGAATCTGGAGCAAAAGGGGTAGCAATTGCGTATTGAAGTATATCTTTATAGACCGTAACTCCTTGTCCTTGTTCTGACGGGGTACTGTAAAGGGTGGTTATACCTAATACTGTTTTGTTATCAGCTAAAGCCGGACTCAGCCCACCTAGCCAAAGAAGAAAGCTGAGGATAACTATTAAAATGCGACTTAACTTTTTCACTGGATTTCTGAATTGGAAAACTTTTTGTATTTTGCACGTGTAACTCTGCGCTAACAACCGAAGTTAAGGAACTTAAGAAATAAATTTAAAACTTTTTGGGCGGCAATTTTCCAAAGCTTTGCCCAGTGAGGATTTCATCTACCAACAACTTCAGCAAAACTTCTGACTCATCTCTAGTAGTTTTACCAAAAATGCATCGTCAGTAACATATAGACATCTGGGGAAATTCAATCTGCGTTATCCAGAACCCTTGTCGAAACTTAACAGCGCTACGTTTCTACATTCATATTTCTAATATTCATAATATTTAACAAACCTGATTTCAGGAAAAGCACATCTCATCTTTGTAGCACCCTCTTAAGTGGAGTAGATATTTGGCGGCATATTACAGGCGCTAACTACTGACTATTACTTTATGAGTGTATGTACAAAACTTAAGGGACAGTAATGAATCCACTACAACGCAGGCGCAAACGGGGTGTTATTCTTACACCTGAAGGATTTCAGAAACTTCAAACGGCGAAATGTCAGGCACAAAGTTGGGACAACTTAGATAAACGTTACACTTTGGAAGATTTAAGCGATCGCACTGGCTTAGATCCAGATACACTGATGAAGGTATTTCATTGCCAAGTAGGAGTTGACAAGCAAACTCTAAACATCTGTTTCAGGGCTTTTAATTTATTACTTGAATCAAGTGATTATCAACTACCTCGGACTGATGAAGTAATCACTAATCAGCATTCAATCCAAAATTTAACTGATTGGGGCGAAGCACCTGATATCTCTGTATTCTTAGGACGCACAACAGAACTAACAACACTAAAACACTGGATTATCGAAGAACACTGCCGACTAGTGACTTTGTTAGGAATGGATGGGATGGGCAAAACTAGCTTATCAGTAAAGCTAGCAGAGCAAATTCAAGATAAGTTTGAGTTTGTGATTTGGCGCAGTCTTCGCAATGCTCCACCAGTCAAAGATATGCTAGCCGATCTAATTAAACTTTTATCCAAAGGGCAGGAAACTAATTTATCAAAAACTTTAGACGACAGAATTTCCCAGTTGATTCATTATTTAAAAAATACTCGTTGTTTATTGGTATTAGATAATCTAGAGACAATTTTACAAGATGCTTCAGGTAAATATGATATTGGATACTATCAACAAGGTTATGAAGGTTATAGCGAACTTATCAGACGAGTGGCACAAACACTTCATCAAAGTTGCTTAGTGCTTACAAGTCAGGAAACGCCGAGAGTAATTAGACGACTGCTAGGAGAAAACTTACCTGTTAGGGCATTGCAACTAAAAGGCTTACAAATCACAGAAGTAGAAGAAATCTTTAAAACTAAAGGTGCTTTTTGGGGTTCAACTGGTGATTTGCATCAACTCGTTGAAAGCTATGCCGGTAATCCATTGGCATTAAATATAGCTTTTAACAAAATTGATAAATTATTTGATGGTAATATTTCGGAGTTTTTAACCCAAAAAACATTAGTTTTTGGAGAAATTCACCAGCTTTTAAAAGAGCATTTTAAACGCGTGTCAGTTACAGAAAATATGATTGTTGAGTGGTTAGCAGGTAATTCTCAGCCTGCCTCACTTTCAGAACTGCGATCGAAAATATCACCTACTATACCAACACCACAATTACTAAATGCTTTGGAATCTTTACAAGAGCGCTCTCTAGTAGATAATAATGCTAATCTTTTCTCTCTAGCACCCATGACTAGAGAATATATAAATCACCAATTAATCCAAAACAAAATTAGATCCAAAATCCAACATCGCCAGCGTCCATCACAAAAATATCCCTCGATTACTACCAGAGAAAAAACTAAACTCTCGTTTAATATTCCAGCGCTTCCCATCGTGAAGCAGCAAGGTTAATTTGTCAGCAGTAAACTCAAAATGCAACTGACGATTTTCAAATTCTGGCCAAGCAGCTTTAAAGTTCTGCTTTGTTAAATCCCGAAATGCAACCGTTAAATGGGGTGCAAAAGGGCGGGTTTTAGAAACCTGATCAACAATTCCCAAGTTGCTTTCTGTATGAACCATTAAATCAGCTTGCAAAGTTAAAAGCTCTTGACTTCTGACAACATTAATGTATATTACACGAGGTACAAAGCCATCAAACCCTTTAAGTGTAATTGCCACTGGCTGTTGTCCACTGGCAAACTCTTTCAAGGATGCTTCTAACAGTGGCAAGTTAGCATCTGCCCATTCAAAGGGCGGTTGCAGGGTAATATGAGGCGGAGACTTTAGCGCTCCGCTACTAGCATAGCGATCGGCAAAGTACTGCTTAATCTCGTTGGCGTAGTCTTGAATGTCTTGCGGTGGTAGGAGGGCGACAAAAAAACGGCTCATCTATCTATATTAATTATTTTTATTGCTTAGTAATTGGTGGTTAGTGGGAAAACTTAGGAAAGGCGGATCGAGTTGGCGCTTGCTCCGTCATGTTGTTTACCGAAAAAGAAAATTAAATGAGCGATCAAATTATTCTGTCCGATGAGGATGTTGTTTCTATGGCTCAGGATACTAATTTTACTGAGGCTTCAACATCGACAGGTGAAGAATTGATGGAGACTGTGGCAAATTTGGTATTTAATAACACCAGTTTACAAAAGGACAAGGCTGAAGCCTGGGCTGCGAATGGGGTGAACTGTAAGATTTTACTGGCTCAGGGTGGCGGCTGGCAGAAAGGTAAAATCCGAATTTGCTTTGAATTTGTTCCTGACAAGCCCACACCAACAAAACCACTGATTCCCACGAATTCGGCATCTCCACTGGATGATCTGCGATCGCACTTAGAGGTCTAACATTCACAGATGCGTCGCTTCTGCTGTTTTGGTGAAATCTTCAGTAAATCGGTGTAGTTAGTGTATATTGCTACTTATTTGCTACTCAAAAATAGTCATAACTAAAGCAGGTTGTTTGTTGTAATTGGAGTTAAGAAGCAAATGCCGTGGTTTGTAAAAATTGAAGAAGGCAAAGTCGATAAACCTACATTTGACCAATATGTACCTGCTCACAAAGCCTACATTCAGAATTTGATTGCTAAAGGACACAAAGCGCGAACAGGCTATTGGGCAGAACAAAGAGGCGGGATGCTGCTGTTTGAGGCAGCCTCAAAGGAGGAAGCAGAAGTGATTGTGGCTGATGACCCCTTGGTGAAATACGGCTGCGTCAACTATCAGCTTTATGAATGGCGAATTGTTATGGAATAACACACACTTACTGAATTTTAATGTTATGCTTATATAAGACCTGGATCTATGCGATCGCAACACCCAAATCTTGTCAGAACCGGAAGGTAGCAGCAACACGGGAGGCTTGTGGTAGGCGTAGTCTCCGGGTCGCCCTATTTTTAGGAGCGGTTAGCAACCATGCCTGGTTTTGGAGATATTGTTCAAAAAGCTTTTTACCTCGGTGTTGGATTAGCTTCTTACGCAGGTGAGAAAGCAGGGGGAAAATTAGCCGAAGTGCGATCGCAAGTCCAAAAACTGGCAGATGAAATGGTGGCCAAGGGCGAAATGAATACAGAAGAAGCCCGCCGTTTCGTTGAAGATATGATGAAGCAAGCCCAACAAGCCCAACCATCTGGTGTAGCCTCTGAGAAAACGCCCCCTTCTCAACCTCGCCGCATTGAAATTTTAGAGGAAGATGAAGAGCCAACGGTGAAAGAGGCGTCAAATGATGAAAATGTAGATAAATTACGCCAAGAAGTGCTAAACCTGCAAGACGAGTTAAAACGATTGCAACGCGATTAATAAAAACCATTCTTTGAGCGAAATATCAGTAATAAGTGGCATTTTGACATGACACTTCGGATAAAAACTTGATAAGATACATTGCTTAGTGTGTATTTTAGTGCTTCAAGCCAGATAACACAAAGCGTCCTGTTTATAGCCTGCAAAGATGTCAAGTTTATGGAACAGTGGCAAAAAGATTTAGTAGAAATCGTCGAAACAGTGGCTGATGAAGTAGAGCGCTTCTTCCTGGGAATGAGTGAAGTGGTAGACGCATTTTTTGAGCTAACGGAAGAAGTCAGCGAGCAAGTACACAATAATATTGTTACTGAAGTCGATCAGTATCTACAAGATTTGGCTGAACCGATGTTGGAAGCTTACTGGGAACTGGAAGACATTGTCGCAGATGTCGATCCGGGTTTTCCTTATTCAGTTGAACCCACATCTGAAAAAAATCCTGCCTGTATCGGTTGTAGTCACTACCACGGCCAAGTTTATGGTGGTAATTTGTTAGTTTGTGCGATGCATCCCCACGGTTGTGAAGATGAGAATTGTCCAGACTGGGAGAAGGAAGAGTATTAAGAGACAGAGGGGCAGGGGGAGTAAATGACAAATTACAAATTACAAATTACAAATTACAACTAAAAACTAACAACTGACAAATGACAACTGATAAATTATCTGAAAGTCCATCCCAAACCAGCCAAGAAATGAAGTATGGCGAACGCGACATTGCAGAAGGTAAACTAATTACCTTTCCGAATCCGCGTGTGGGCAGGCGATATGACATTAACATTACTTTGCCGGAATTTACTTGTAAATGTCCGTTTTCCGGCTATCCTGACTTTGCGACAATTTATGTTAGCTATGTGCCTGATGAACGGGTAGTGGAATTGAAGGCGCTCAAACTTTATATTAATAGTTACCGCGATCGCTACATTTCCCACGAAGAATCTGCTAATCAAATTTTAGATGATTTTGTGGCTGCTTGTGACCCTTTGGAAGTCACGGTGAAAGCAGATTTTACGCCTCGTGGGAATGTACATACCGTGGTTGAAGTCCG harbors:
- a CDS encoding GFA family protein; protein product: MNLPYTGGCQCGHIRYEIHAQPLTLYLCHCKECQKQSSSAFGMSLTVLRDAVVIVQGKPKAWTRKNDSGREVNNLFCGDCGTRLFHERTYKANTINVKAGTLDDTSWLRPVGNIWTRSAQSWVIISDKLLNYDGQPEDTQALWEKWKQQHP
- the cobO gene encoding cob(I)yrinic acid a,c-diamide adenosyltransferase, which produces MKNDTPQELNPDQQIGRLIDQVMSSSLTDEQYRKKMQRRKEVQDKRIAEAVPEKGLIIVNTGNGKGKTTAALGMVLRSLGHGYKVAIIQFIKGSWEPSEKRVFSYWEDQIEFHAMGEGFTWETQDRDRDLDKASAAWEKSLEYIRNPDFQLVLLDEINIALKMAYLPVEDVLAGLAQKPANKHVILTGRGAPPALIERADLVTEMTLVKHPFRDQGVKAQPGIEY
- a CDS encoding peptidoglycan-binding domain-containing protein, which codes for MLDLFISTYLVFVKQDTLNGSLVAKEPKRMAVSSPEVIRHILIGLGYLAPEIDPKPDLTKFAPWKRNSDFLTDDPTEEAIKKFQKQYSQKLTVNGNADSETRTVMEDTVKGLQNRLKFHGFATNAEIPPDKPFYGPATYTAVKKFQKSQGLTENGIATFEQRQILQQSSLRDKPQPQSQVKLIDLCVQFKKNPQNPSYIAALNNLQQNLPKDVLHKVTNKWRGTNDQNPEIVKLTNLFTYYDDNNANHRDALNHLQSQLTPAISQAFLNLWNKK
- a CDS encoding NB-ARC domain-containing protein, translating into MNPLQRRRKRGVILTPEGFQKLQTAKCQAQSWDNLDKRYTLEDLSDRTGLDPDTLMKVFHCQVGVDKQTLNICFRAFNLLLESSDYQLPRTDEVITNQHSIQNLTDWGEAPDISVFLGRTTELTTLKHWIIEEHCRLVTLLGMDGMGKTSLSVKLAEQIQDKFEFVIWRSLRNAPPVKDMLADLIKLLSKGQETNLSKTLDDRISQLIHYLKNTRCLLVLDNLETILQDASGKYDIGYYQQGYEGYSELIRRVAQTLHQSCLVLTSQETPRVIRRLLGENLPVRALQLKGLQITEVEEIFKTKGAFWGSTGDLHQLVESYAGNPLALNIAFNKIDKLFDGNISEFLTQKTLVFGEIHQLLKEHFKRVSVTENMIVEWLAGNSQPASLSELRSKISPTIPTPQLLNALESLQERSLVDNNANLFSLAPMTREYINHQLIQNKIRSKIQHRQRPSQKYPSITTREKTKLSFNIPALPIVKQQG
- a CDS encoding 2'-5' RNA ligase family protein — encoded protein: MSRFFVALLPPQDIQDYANEIKQYFADRYASSGALKSPPHITLQPPFEWADANLPLLEASLKEFASGQQPVAITLKGFDGFVPRVIYINVVRSQELLTLQADLMVHTESNLGIVDQVSKTRPFAPHLTVAFRDLTKQNFKAAWPEFENRQLHFEFTADKLTLLLHDGKRWNIKREFSFFSGSNRGIFL
- a CDS encoding KGK domain-containing protein: MSDQIILSDEDVVSMAQDTNFTEASTSTGEELMETVANLVFNNTSLQKDKAEAWAANGVNCKILLAQGGGWQKGKIRICFEFVPDKPTPTKPLIPTNSASPLDDLRSHLEV
- a CDS encoding YciI family protein, encoding MPWFVKIEEGKVDKPTFDQYVPAHKAYIQNLIAKGHKARTGYWAEQRGGMLLFEAASKEEAEVIVADDPLVKYGCVNYQLYEWRIVME
- a CDS encoding phasin family protein, giving the protein MPGFGDIVQKAFYLGVGLASYAGEKAGGKLAEVRSQVQKLADEMVAKGEMNTEEARRFVEDMMKQAQQAQPSGVASEKTPPSQPRRIEILEEDEEPTVKEASNDENVDKLRQEVLNLQDELKRLQRD
- the queF gene encoding preQ(1) synthase, which codes for MTTDKLSESPSQTSQEMKYGERDIAEGKLITFPNPRVGRRYDINITLPEFTCKCPFSGYPDFATIYVSYVPDERVVELKALKLYINSYRDRYISHEESANQILDDFVAACDPLEVTVKADFTPRGNVHTVVEVRHQK